A DNA window from Mycobacterium sp. IDR2000157661 contains the following coding sequences:
- the egtD gene encoding L-histidine N(alpha)-methyltransferase: MTLSLSNYLSADSAAVALRKDVLDGLTKTPKSLPPKWFYDSVGSDLFDQITRLPEYYPTRTEAQILHERSAEIAAASGADTLVELGSGTSEKTRMLLDALRDTGSLRRFIPFDVDAGVLTAAGSAIGDEYPGVDIDAVCGDFEQHLDRIPRHGRRLFAFLGSTMGNLTPGPRADFLAALSDTMAPGDTLLLGTDLVKDTGRLLCAYDDSAGVTARFNRNVLAVVNRELGADFDLAAFDHVAKWNADQERIEMWLRANRSQRITVTDLELTVDFADGEEILTEVSCKFRADGIAAELAAAGLRRTHWWTDAAGDFGLSLSAK, encoded by the coding sequence ATGACCCTCTCGCTGTCGAACTACCTGTCCGCCGACTCCGCCGCGGTTGCGCTGCGTAAAGACGTGCTCGACGGGCTGACGAAGACGCCCAAGTCGTTGCCGCCCAAGTGGTTCTACGACTCGGTCGGCAGTGACCTGTTCGACCAGATCACCCGCCTGCCCGAGTATTACCCGACCCGCACCGAGGCGCAGATCCTGCACGAGCGCTCGGCGGAGATCGCCGCGGCATCGGGCGCCGACACTCTGGTCGAACTCGGCAGCGGCACCTCGGAGAAGACGCGGATGTTGCTCGACGCGCTGCGCGACACCGGCTCACTGCGCCGGTTCATCCCGTTCGACGTCGACGCCGGTGTACTGACGGCGGCGGGGTCCGCGATCGGCGATGAGTATCCCGGCGTCGATATCGACGCGGTATGCGGCGATTTCGAACAACACCTGGATCGGATCCCGCGCCATGGGCGGCGCCTGTTCGCGTTTCTCGGCTCGACGATGGGCAACCTGACCCCCGGCCCGCGTGCCGACTTCCTGGCGGCGCTGTCGGACACCATGGCGCCCGGCGACACGCTGCTGCTGGGCACCGACCTGGTCAAGGACACCGGCCGACTGTTGTGCGCCTACGACGACAGCGCGGGGGTCACCGCGCGGTTCAACCGCAACGTGCTTGCGGTGGTCAACCGGGAACTGGGCGCAGACTTCGACCTGGCCGCATTCGACCATGTCGCCAAGTGGAACGCCGACCAGGAGCGCATCGAGATGTGGTTGCGCGCCAACAGGTCTCAGCGGATCACCGTCACCGACCTCGAGCTGACCGTCGACTTCGCCGACGGTGAGGAGATCCTCACCGAGGTCTCGTGCAAGTTCCGGGCCGACGGGATAGCGGCCGAACTCGCCGCGGCAGGTCTGCGGCGCACTCACTGGTGGACCGACGCCGCCGGTGACTTCGGCTTGTCGCTGTCGGCGAAATGA
- the egtE gene encoding ergothioneine biosynthesis PLP-dependent enzyme EgtE, translating into MSIADHWRAARPPVAGVHLDSGAASRQSYAAIDAAAAHARHEAEVGAYVAAEAATPALHAGRAAIGVLTGLGPAGVAFTTGANNALDLLLSAWPGPRTLACLPGEYGPNLAIMSANGFQVRPLPADADGRLDVDAAAQRLAADRPALVHLTALGSHRGVAQPLAALAAVCEDLDLPLVVDAAQALGHLDCAVGPAAIYGSSRKWIAGPRGVGFLAVAPQTAERLRPRLPPPDWNLPLTVMQRLEYGEANIAARVGFSVALGEHLAAGPAAVRARLAEVGRMTREAVADVVGWRVVEAAGEPTAITTLAPTGGADPQKVRSWLIAERGIVTTYAEQLRAPFEMTGPVLRASPHIDVTGDDLAQFAEALAVAAENI; encoded by the coding sequence ATGAGCATCGCCGACCACTGGCGCGCGGCGCGGCCGCCGGTCGCCGGCGTCCACCTCGACAGCGGTGCCGCGTCGCGCCAGAGTTACGCGGCCATCGACGCCGCCGCCGCACACGCCCGCCACGAGGCCGAGGTCGGCGCGTACGTCGCGGCAGAGGCCGCCACGCCCGCACTGCACGCGGGCCGCGCCGCGATCGGCGTGCTGACCGGACTCGGCCCGGCCGGCGTCGCCTTCACCACCGGCGCCAACAACGCGTTGGACCTGCTGCTGTCCGCATGGCCGGGCCCACGCACCCTGGCCTGCCTACCGGGTGAGTACGGACCGAACCTGGCGATCATGTCCGCCAACGGTTTCCAGGTCCGCCCGCTGCCGGCTGACGCGGACGGACGCCTCGACGTCGACGCCGCCGCCCAGCGGCTCGCGGCGGATCGTCCCGCTCTGGTGCACCTGACCGCGCTGGGCAGCCACCGCGGCGTGGCGCAGCCGCTCGCGGCGCTGGCCGCCGTCTGCGAGGACCTGGACCTGCCGCTCGTCGTCGACGCCGCGCAGGCGCTGGGGCATCTCGACTGCGCGGTCGGTCCGGCGGCGATCTACGGTTCGTCGCGCAAGTGGATCGCAGGCCCGCGCGGCGTGGGCTTCCTGGCCGTCGCGCCGCAGACGGCCGAGCGACTGCGTCCGCGCTTGCCACCGCCGGACTGGAATCTGCCGTTGACCGTCATGCAACGTCTGGAGTACGGCGAGGCGAACATCGCCGCGCGCGTGGGTTTCTCGGTCGCACTCGGGGAACATCTGGCGGCCGGTCCGGCCGCGGTGCGTGCGCGGTTGGCCGAGGTCGGCCGGATGACCCGCGAGGCGGTGGCCGATGTCGTCGGCTGGCGCGTCGTCGAGGCGGCCGGCGAGCCGACGGCCATCACCACGCTCGCCCCGACCGGCGGCGCCGACCCGCAGAAGGTGCGGTCGTGGCTGATCGCCGAGCGCGGCATCGTCACCACCTATGCCGAACAGTTGCGCGCGCCGTTCGAGATGACGGGGCCGGTGCTGCGGGCATCGCCGCATATCGACGTCACCGGCGACGATCTCGCTCAGTTCGCCGAGGCGCTGGCCGTCGCCGCCGAGAACATCTAG
- a CDS encoding carotenoid oxygenase family protein, protein MTETSDDSTLFGTGAFHLQGNYAPVADELTEYDLPVHGAIPPEIDGWYLRNGPNPRQATAHWFTGDGMIHGVRIEGGRAKWYRNRWVRTDSFTNDFPVYNADGSRNLRSSVANTHVVNHAGKTLALVESSLPYEITNDLQTVGAYDFGGKLVDAMTAHPKICPTTGELHFFGYGNIFAPHVTYHRADADGELTVNRPLDVPALTMMHDFAVTAQHVVFMDLPIVFNLDVALSGQGDMPYRWDDGYGARLGVLRRDDPHGAVRWFDIDPCYVFHVANAFDTTGAEGASIVLQAVRYPELWRGDGGFDYDGALWCWTINLSTGTVSERHLDDRAVEFPRIDDRLATLPARYAVSVGDGRLVRYDLTTGDGVEHAFGSAQNPGGPGEAVFVPSTSGPADESSGWYLGYVYDPARDGSDLVIIDASDFAGPPVARIQLPQRVPYGFHGNWIPA, encoded by the coding sequence ATGACCGAGACATCGGACGACTCAACACTCTTCGGCACCGGCGCTTTCCACCTGCAGGGCAACTATGCGCCCGTGGCCGACGAGTTGACCGAGTACGACCTCCCGGTGCACGGCGCCATCCCGCCCGAGATCGACGGCTGGTACCTGCGCAACGGCCCCAACCCGCGTCAGGCGACCGCGCACTGGTTCACCGGCGACGGCATGATCCACGGCGTCCGCATCGAGGGCGGCCGGGCCAAGTGGTACCGCAACCGGTGGGTGCGCACCGACAGCTTCACCAACGACTTCCCCGTGTACAACGCCGACGGCAGCCGCAACCTGCGGTCCAGCGTCGCCAACACCCACGTCGTCAACCATGCGGGCAAGACACTGGCGCTGGTCGAGTCGTCGCTGCCCTACGAGATCACCAACGACCTGCAGACCGTCGGTGCATACGACTTCGGCGGCAAGCTCGTCGACGCGATGACCGCGCACCCGAAGATCTGCCCGACCACCGGAGAACTGCACTTCTTCGGCTACGGCAACATCTTCGCCCCGCACGTGACCTATCACCGCGCCGACGCCGACGGCGAGCTGACCGTCAACCGCCCGCTCGACGTTCCCGCGTTGACGATGATGCACGACTTCGCCGTGACCGCGCAGCACGTCGTGTTCATGGACCTGCCGATCGTGTTCAACCTCGACGTCGCGCTCAGCGGGCAGGGCGACATGCCCTACCGATGGGACGACGGCTACGGCGCGCGCCTCGGTGTGCTGCGCCGCGACGACCCCCACGGCGCCGTCCGATGGTTCGACATCGACCCCTGCTACGTCTTCCATGTCGCCAACGCCTTCGACACCACCGGCGCCGAGGGGGCTTCGATCGTGCTGCAGGCGGTTCGCTACCCCGAGTTGTGGCGTGGTGACGGCGGTTTCGACTATGACGGCGCGTTGTGGTGCTGGACGATCAACCTGTCGACCGGCACGGTGTCCGAACGTCATCTCGATGACCGCGCTGTCGAGTTCCCGCGCATCGACGACCGGCTTGCGACGTTACCGGCCCGCTACGCGGTCTCGGTGGGTGACGGGCGGCTGGTGCGCTACGACCTGACCACAGGTGATGGTGTCGAGCACGCGTTCGGTTCTGCACAGAACCCCGGTGGTCCGGGGGAGGCGGTGTTCGTGCCCTCGACGTCCGGGCCGGCGGACGAGAGCAGCGGCTGGTACCTCGGTTACGTCTACGACCCGGCCCGCGATGGCAGCGACCTCGTGATCATCGACGCGTCCGATTTCGCCGGCCCACCCGTCGCGAGAATCCAGCTGCCGCAACGAGTTCCGTACGGCTTCCATGGGAACTGGATCCCAGCCTAA
- the egtC gene encoding ergothioneine biosynthesis protein EgtC produces the protein MCRHLGWLGEPVSVASLVLEPANALLVQSYSPRRQKHGLMNADGWGVGFYSADAPDGDTPRRWRSATPLWGDASFASVAPALRSGCIVAAVRSASVGMPIEATAAAPFTDGRWLLSHNGLVDRAALPLSPRAESTNDSALLAALIFDRGLDTLGDTVVEVAAADPGARLNVLAGDGSRLLATTWGDTLSVLRRPDGVVLASEPYDDDPGWREIPDRHLVRVQGRDVELVALKGSS, from the coding sequence ATGTGCCGGCATCTCGGATGGCTCGGCGAGCCGGTGTCGGTGGCCTCATTGGTGCTCGAACCTGCCAATGCCCTTCTCGTGCAGTCTTATTCGCCGCGACGCCAGAAGCACGGGCTGATGAACGCCGACGGTTGGGGGGTGGGCTTCTACTCGGCCGATGCGCCTGACGGCGACACCCCACGCAGATGGCGCAGCGCCACGCCGCTGTGGGGTGACGCCTCGTTCGCGTCGGTGGCGCCTGCGCTGCGCAGCGGCTGCATCGTCGCGGCCGTGCGGTCGGCCAGCGTCGGGATGCCGATCGAGGCGACGGCCGCGGCGCCGTTCACCGACGGGCGCTGGCTGCTGTCCCACAACGGGCTGGTGGACCGAGCGGCGCTGCCGCTCTCCCCGCGCGCGGAGTCCACCAACGACAGCGCCCTGCTGGCGGCGCTCATCTTCGACCGCGGCCTCGACACTCTCGGCGACACGGTCGTCGAGGTCGCCGCCGCCGACCCCGGCGCCCGCCTGAACGTCCTGGCCGGCGACGGGTCCCGGCTACTGGCTACCACCTGGGGCGACACCCTGTCAGTGCTGCGCAGACCCGACGGTGTGGTGCTCGCCAGCGAGCCCTACGACGACGACCCGGGCTGGCGGGAGATCCCCGACCGTCATCTCGTCCGCGTGCAGGGAAGAGATGTCGAACTGGTGGCGCTGAAAGGATCGTCATGA
- a CDS encoding RDD family protein, producing MVGHQEPVVTGDAVVLDVQVAQLPVRALAAIIDITLIVLLNLIGMLLWAVTLLDFDAALSAAVLIIFTVLSLVGYPLVFETATRGRSPGKMAMGLRVVSEDGGPERFRQALFRALSGFVEIWMLTGGPAVICSLLSPKGKRIGDIFAGTMVISERAPRISPPPMMPPHLAWWASSLQLSGLRPEQAELARQFLSRASQLDPPVRDRMAHRIAGDVVAQISPPPPPGAPAELVLAAVLAERHRRELARLQVSQPVPPPPPQWPAHHRPQAAHPQGGFTPPG from the coding sequence ATGGTCGGCCACCAGGAACCAGTCGTCACCGGGGACGCCGTCGTCCTCGACGTCCAGGTCGCCCAGCTACCGGTCCGCGCACTCGCCGCGATCATCGACATCACGCTCATCGTGCTGCTCAACCTCATCGGGATGCTGCTCTGGGCGGTCACGCTCCTGGACTTCGATGCTGCGCTGTCGGCCGCCGTGCTGATCATCTTCACGGTGCTGAGCCTCGTGGGTTATCCGTTGGTGTTCGAGACCGCCACGCGCGGGCGTTCGCCCGGGAAAATGGCGATGGGCCTGCGGGTGGTGTCGGAGGACGGTGGACCGGAACGGTTCCGCCAGGCGTTGTTTCGTGCGCTGTCCGGTTTCGTCGAGATCTGGATGCTCACCGGCGGGCCTGCGGTCATCTGCAGCCTGCTGTCGCCGAAGGGCAAGCGGATCGGCGATATCTTCGCCGGGACCATGGTGATCAGCGAGCGCGCGCCCCGGATATCGCCGCCGCCGATGATGCCGCCGCACCTGGCGTGGTGGGCGTCGTCGCTGCAGTTGTCCGGGTTGCGGCCCGAACAGGCCGAGCTGGCACGCCAATTCCTCAGCCGCGCTTCGCAGCTGGATCCCCCGGTGCGCGACCGGATGGCACACCGGATCGCCGGTGACGTGGTGGCCCAGATCTCACCGCCGCCACCACCCGGCGCGCCCGCCGAACTGGTCCTCGCCGCGGTGTTGGCCGAGCGACACCGGCGCGAACTGGCGCGTCTGCAGGTGTCTCAGCCGGTTCCACCACCGCCGCCGCAGTGGCCGGCGCATCATCGGCCGCAGGCCGCCCACCCGCAAGGCGGATTCACCCCACCGGGTTAG
- a CDS encoding glutamate--cysteine ligase produces MGEELKRADYSRAHRREYRRKVQQCLDVFETMLSQSSFDFERPLTGMEIECNLVDDAYQPAMSNQEVLEAIADPAYQTELGAYNIEFNVPPRRLPGRAALELEEEVRASLNAAEAKANRHDAHIVMIGILPTLMPEHLSGHWMSESTRYQALNDSIFTARGEDILIDIVGPERLSLQTGSIAPESACTSMQLHLQVSPADFAKNWNAAQVLAGPQLALGANSPYFFGHELWSETRIELFAQATDTRPDELKAQGVRPRVWFGERWITSIFDLFEENVRYFPSLLPELSDEDPARELAEGRTPKLAELRLHNGTIYRWNRPVYDVVHGRPHLRVENRVLPAGPTVVDMMANAAFYYGMLRSLSEEDRPLWTKMSFAAAQHNFIEAAQRGMEARLYWPGLGEVTPDELVLRQLLPMAHEGLRRWEVAAEVRDRYLSVIEGRAKTGRNGAAWQVSTVRALQERGMPRPAALAEMLRRYGERMHSNQPVHTWDEGFDD; encoded by the coding sequence GTGGGCGAAGAACTGAAGCGGGCCGACTACAGCCGCGCGCACCGCCGCGAGTACCGCCGCAAGGTGCAACAGTGTCTCGACGTGTTCGAAACCATGCTCAGCCAGTCGAGCTTCGACTTCGAGCGGCCGCTGACCGGCATGGAGATCGAGTGCAACCTCGTCGACGACGCCTACCAGCCCGCCATGAGCAACCAGGAGGTGCTCGAGGCGATCGCCGACCCGGCGTACCAAACCGAATTGGGCGCCTACAACATCGAATTCAACGTTCCTCCCCGCCGGCTGCCCGGTCGTGCCGCCCTCGAACTCGAGGAGGAGGTGCGGGCCAGCCTCAACGCCGCCGAGGCCAAGGCAAACCGTCACGACGCGCACATCGTGATGATCGGCATCCTGCCGACGCTGATGCCCGAGCACCTGTCGGGTCACTGGATGAGCGAGTCGACGCGCTACCAGGCGCTCAACGACTCCATCTTCACCGCCCGCGGCGAGGACATCCTGATCGACATCGTCGGACCGGAGCGGCTGAGCCTGCAGACCGGGTCGATCGCCCCCGAGTCGGCGTGCACCAGCATGCAGCTGCACCTGCAGGTCTCCCCCGCCGACTTCGCCAAGAACTGGAATGCGGCGCAGGTGCTGGCGGGCCCGCAGCTCGCGCTGGGCGCCAACTCGCCGTACTTCTTCGGCCACGAGCTGTGGTCCGAGACCCGCATCGAGCTGTTCGCCCAGGCCACCGACACCCGTCCCGACGAGCTCAAGGCGCAGGGGGTGCGACCGCGGGTGTGGTTCGGCGAGCGCTGGATCACATCGATATTCGACCTGTTCGAGGAGAACGTCCGCTACTTTCCGTCGCTGCTGCCCGAGCTGTCCGACGAGGACCCGGCGCGGGAACTGGCCGAGGGACGTACCCCCAAGCTGGCCGAGCTGCGGCTGCACAACGGCACCATCTACCGGTGGAACCGGCCGGTGTACGACGTGGTGCACGGCCGGCCGCACCTGCGGGTGGAGAACCGGGTGCTGCCCGCCGGCCCCACGGTGGTCGACATGATGGCCAACGCCGCGTTCTACTACGGCATGCTGCGCTCGCTGTCCGAGGAGGACCGGCCGCTGTGGACGAAGATGAGTTTCGCTGCCGCGCAACACAACTTCATCGAAGCAGCGCAGCGCGGTATGGAGGCGCGGCTGTACTGGCCCGGGCTCGGCGAGGTGACGCCCGACGAGCTGGTGCTGCGCCAGCTGCTGCCGATGGCCCACGAGGGACTGCGCCGGTGGGAGGTCGCCGCCGAGGTGCGCGATCGGTATCTCAGTGTGATCGAGGGCCGCGCCAAGACCGGGCGCAACGGCGCCGCCTGGCAGGTGTCGACCGTGCGGGCGCTGCAGGAGCGCGGCATGCCCCGGCCGGCCGCACTGGCCGAGATGCTGCGCCGGTACGGGGAGCGGATGCACAGCAACCAACCCGTGCACACCTGGGACGAGGGGTTCGACGACTAG
- a CDS encoding acyltransferase family protein yields the protein MSAPWSGEAEQGGLEQVSTVDRVASLTGVRAVAALLVMATHAAYGTGAYNRGYLGYVFARMEIGVAVFFVLSGFLLFGAWVRATAGDTAPPCLRRYARSRVRRIMPAYVVTVLLAYGVYQFRELSPNPGHTAEGLLRHLTLTQIYSENYLTAFMHQGLTQMWSLAVEVAFYAALPVLAYLLLVVLCRRRWRPGLLLAGLAALGAMSPLWLLVVHTTDWLPNGAGLWLPHYLVWFVGGMVLAVLAAEGLRCYALAAVPVAIATYLVTATPIAGEIDAPALTLGQDVVKVTFYAAIATLVVTPPALGDTGWYSRLLASAPMVRLGEISYEIFLLHVLVMEIAMVSVLRWPVYTGSVVILFLVTLALTVPAAWLLHRLTRPRTRKTPVTV from the coding sequence GTGTCAGCGCCATGGTCAGGTGAGGCCGAGCAGGGCGGGCTCGAACAGGTCTCGACGGTCGACCGCGTCGCGTCGCTCACCGGTGTCAGGGCCGTCGCCGCCCTGCTCGTGATGGCCACCCATGCTGCCTACGGCACCGGCGCGTACAACCGCGGATACCTCGGCTACGTCTTCGCGCGCATGGAGATCGGGGTCGCGGTCTTCTTCGTGCTGTCGGGTTTCCTGCTGTTCGGCGCATGGGTGCGCGCGACGGCCGGTGACACCGCGCCGCCGTGCCTGCGCCGGTACGCGCGCAGTCGCGTCCGCCGCATCATGCCTGCCTACGTCGTGACGGTGTTGTTGGCCTACGGGGTGTACCAGTTCCGCGAACTCTCCCCGAACCCCGGCCACACGGCCGAAGGGCTGCTGCGCCACCTCACGTTGACGCAGATCTACAGCGAGAACTACCTCACCGCCTTCATGCACCAGGGGCTCACCCAGATGTGGAGCCTGGCGGTCGAAGTGGCGTTCTACGCGGCGCTGCCGGTGCTCGCCTACCTGCTGCTGGTGGTCTTGTGCCGCCGCCGGTGGCGCCCGGGGCTACTGCTGGCCGGCCTGGCCGCACTCGGGGCGATGAGCCCGCTGTGGCTTCTGGTGGTGCACACCACCGACTGGCTGCCCAACGGCGCCGGGTTGTGGCTGCCGCACTACCTGGTCTGGTTCGTCGGCGGGATGGTGCTCGCGGTGCTCGCCGCCGAGGGCCTGCGCTGCTACGCGCTGGCGGCGGTGCCGGTCGCGATCGCCACCTACCTCGTCACGGCCACCCCGATCGCCGGCGAGATCGACGCTCCGGCACTGACATTGGGCCAGGACGTGGTGAAGGTGACGTTCTACGCGGCGATTGCGACGCTCGTCGTCACACCGCCGGCCCTCGGCGACACCGGCTGGTACTCCCGACTGCTCGCCAGCGCCCCGATGGTGCGACTCGGTGAGATCTCCTACGAGATCTTCCTGTTGCACGTGCTCGTGATGGAGATCGCGATGGTGTCCGTGCTGCGTTGGCCGGTCTACACCGGTTCGGTGGTGATCCTGTTCCTCGTGACGCTGGCGCTCACCGTCCCGGCCGCCTGGCTGCTGCATCGGCTGACCCGGCCCCGTACGCGAAAGACGCCGGTCACGGTTTGA
- a CDS encoding class I SAM-dependent methyltransferase, translating into MDYMAEPLTDIDRMPRGGPDASCLDRLLQTDRLEYLDRDSDGDAALQARKRSVIRALEWTGEKFGNTERFAAIALEEVADVPDPSILELGAGHGGLSRTLLDWHPTARLTVTDVEAESVAAMARSDLGSHPRAVVKRMDATAIDAADGEFDLAVFALSFHHLRPSPASRVLAEGTRVANALLIIDLPRPPAPLHLLQLAMMLPLAPVLPFAHDGVISSLRTYSPSALRALAAHADPRIELELRGKFLGPQVVVARR; encoded by the coding sequence ATGGACTACATGGCAGAGCCGCTCACCGACATTGACCGCATGCCGCGCGGCGGCCCCGACGCGTCGTGCCTGGACCGGCTGTTGCAGACGGATCGGCTGGAATACCTCGACCGCGACTCCGACGGCGACGCCGCCCTGCAGGCGCGCAAGCGCAGCGTCATCCGCGCGCTCGAGTGGACCGGTGAGAAGTTCGGCAACACCGAGCGATTCGCCGCGATCGCGCTCGAGGAGGTCGCCGACGTACCGGATCCCAGCATCCTCGAGCTGGGCGCGGGCCACGGCGGGTTGTCGCGCACGCTGCTCGACTGGCATCCCACCGCCCGGCTCACCGTCACCGATGTCGAGGCCGAGTCCGTCGCGGCGATGGCGCGAAGCGACCTGGGCTCACACCCGCGCGCGGTGGTCAAACGGATGGACGCCACCGCGATCGACGCCGCCGACGGCGAATTCGATCTCGCGGTGTTCGCGCTGTCGTTTCACCATCTGCGGCCCTCGCCGGCGTCGCGGGTGCTCGCCGAGGGCACCCGCGTGGCCAACGCGCTGCTGATCATCGACCTGCCGCGCCCGCCAGCACCACTGCACCTGCTGCAACTCGCGATGATGCTGCCGCTGGCGCCGGTACTGCCGTTCGCCCACGACGGCGTGATCAGCTCGCTGCGTACCTACAGCCCGTCCGCGCTTCGCGCGCTCGCCGCACACGCCGACCCGCGAATCGAACTCGAACTGCGCGGCAAGTTCCTAGGCCCTCAGGTGGTGGTGGCCCGCCGCTGA
- a CDS encoding PadR family transcriptional regulator: MSLRMAALGLLAQRPASGYDLLRLFEKSMANVWPATQSQLYGELNKLAENGLIEVADIGPRGRKEYRITPTGRAELRRWISSPHDDPPFRSPALLRIFLLGEIPRAQARAHLLAMAEHADAEVERLTALRDSIEWSRDEGSFYGLAALDFGLRSNAMEADWARSVIRAIDDRK; this comes from the coding sequence GTGAGTTTGCGGATGGCGGCACTGGGACTTCTGGCGCAACGGCCGGCAAGCGGGTACGACCTGCTGCGTCTCTTCGAGAAGTCGATGGCCAATGTGTGGCCCGCGACGCAGAGCCAGCTCTACGGCGAGCTGAACAAGTTGGCCGAGAACGGGCTGATCGAGGTCGCCGACATCGGCCCGCGCGGCCGCAAGGAATACCGCATCACGCCCACCGGTCGCGCCGAACTGCGCCGGTGGATCAGCAGCCCGCACGACGATCCGCCGTTTCGCAGCCCCGCGCTGCTGCGGATATTCCTGCTCGGTGAGATTCCGCGCGCCCAGGCGCGGGCGCACCTGCTGGCGATGGCCGAGCACGCCGACGCCGAGGTCGAGCGCCTGACGGCGCTTCGCGACTCGATCGAGTGGAGCCGCGACGAGGGCTCGTTCTACGGCCTGGCCGCACTCGACTTCGGTCTGCGCTCGAATGCGATGGAAGCAGACTGGGCCCGCTCGGTGATCCGTGCCATCGACGACCGCAAGTGA
- the glpK gene encoding glycerol kinase GlpK yields MDDGPTSPKGAVLAGTGEFVAAIDQGTTSTRCMVFDRSGAEVGRHQLEHEQILPEAGWVEHNPVEIWERTASVLMSALNTTKLSATDLAALGITNQRETALVWNKRTGRPYYNAIVWQDTRTDRIASALDRDGRGDVIRRKAGLPPATYFSGGKVQWILDNVDGVRRDAENGDAIFGTSDSWVLWNLTGGPHGGVHVTDVTNASRTMLMNLETLDWDDELLSFFGIPRQMLPEIRPSSCPQPYGVTLADGPLGGEVPVTGILGDQQAAMVGQVCLEAGEAKNTYGTGNFLLLNTGEKIVRSENGLLTTVCYQFASEDGPAKPVYALEGSIAVTGSAVQWLRDQLGIIRDAAHSEPLAREVADNGGVYFVPAFSGLFAPYWRSDARGAIVGLSRFNTNAHLARATLEAICYQSRDVVDAMEADSGVHMEVLKVDGGITANDLCMQIQADVLGVDVVKPVVAETTALGAAYAAGLAVGVWENPDDLRSNWQEDKRWTPAWSDEQREEAYAGWRKAVERTLDWVDVE; encoded by the coding sequence ATGGACGACGGACCGACGTCACCGAAGGGAGCAGTGTTGGCCGGCACCGGGGAGTTCGTCGCCGCCATCGATCAGGGCACCACCAGTACCCGATGCATGGTCTTCGACCGGAGCGGCGCCGAGGTGGGGCGCCACCAGCTCGAACACGAGCAGATCCTCCCCGAGGCCGGCTGGGTGGAACACAATCCGGTCGAGATCTGGGAGCGCACCGCCTCGGTGCTGATGTCGGCGCTCAACACGACCAAGCTGTCCGCCACCGACCTCGCCGCGCTGGGGATCACGAATCAGCGCGAGACGGCGCTGGTCTGGAACAAGCGGACCGGACGGCCCTACTACAACGCGATTGTCTGGCAGGACACCCGCACCGATCGCATCGCCTCGGCGCTGGACCGCGACGGGCGCGGCGATGTGATCCGCCGCAAGGCCGGGCTGCCGCCTGCGACGTATTTCTCCGGCGGCAAGGTGCAGTGGATTCTCGACAACGTCGACGGGGTGCGCCGCGACGCCGAGAACGGTGATGCGATCTTCGGCACGTCTGACTCGTGGGTGCTGTGGAATCTCACCGGCGGACCGCACGGCGGCGTGCACGTCACGGACGTGACCAACGCCAGCAGGACCATGCTGATGAACCTGGAAACGCTGGACTGGGACGACGAGTTGTTGTCGTTCTTCGGCATTCCCCGGCAGATGCTGCCCGAGATCAGGCCGTCGTCGTGCCCGCAGCCCTACGGTGTGACCCTGGCCGACGGTCCACTCGGCGGTGAGGTGCCGGTGACCGGAATCCTGGGTGACCAGCAGGCGGCGATGGTGGGTCAGGTCTGCCTGGAAGCCGGTGAGGCCAAGAACACCTACGGCACAGGCAATTTCCTGCTGCTGAACACCGGTGAAAAGATCGTGCGTTCGGAGAACGGCTTGCTCACCACGGTCTGCTACCAGTTCGCGTCCGAGGATGGTCCAGCGAAACCCGTTTACGCGCTCGAGGGTTCGATCGCCGTTACCGGATCGGCGGTGCAGTGGCTGCGCGACCAGTTGGGCATCATCCGCGATGCCGCGCATAGCGAGCCGCTCGCCCGCGAGGTCGCCGACAACGGCGGCGTGTATTTCGTGCCTGCCTTCTCGGGTCTCTTCGCGCCGTACTGGCGTTCGGATGCTCGGGGTGCGATCGTCGGCCTGTCGCGGTTCAACACCAACGCTCACCTCGCGCGGGCCACCCTGGAGGCGATCTGCTACCAGAGCCGTGACGTCGTTGACGCGATGGAGGCCGACTCCGGCGTGCACATGGAGGTGCTCAAGGTCGACGGCGGCATCACCGCCAACGACCTGTGCATGCAGATCCAGGCCGATGTGCTCGGTGTCGACGTCGTCAAGCCGGTGGTCGCCGAGACCACCGCGCTGGGTGCGGCATACGCGGCCGGTCTGGCGGTCGGGGTGTGGGAGAACCCCGACGACCTGCGCTCGAATTGGCAGGAGGACAAGCGCTGGACGCCGGCATGGAGTGATGAGCAGCGCGAAGAGGCCTATGCGGGTTGGCGCAAGGCCGTCGAGCGCACCCTCGACTGGGTCGACGTCGAGTGA